A part of Gossypium hirsutum isolate 1008001.06 chromosome A07, Gossypium_hirsutum_v2.1, whole genome shotgun sequence genomic DNA contains:
- the LOC107934893 gene encoding glutaredoxin-C1 has product MHCQTTGSWGSYMPTSRTNVGDPLERIERLASENAVVIFSISSCCMCHAIKRLFCGMGVNPTVYELDEDPRGKDMEKALIRLLGTSPPVPVVFIGGKLVGAMDRVMASHINGTLVPLLKQAGALWL; this is encoded by the coding sequence ATGCATTGCCAGACGACAGGTTCATGGGGATCTTACATGCCAACCTCCAGGACTAATGTTGGAGATCCATTGGAGAGGATAGAGAGGTTAGCTTCGGAGAATGCGGTGGTTATCTTTAGCATTAGCAGTTGCTGCATGTGCCATGCCATTAAGAGGCTTTTCTGTGGCATGGGGGTTAACCCTACTGTGTATGAACTTGATGAAGATCCAAGGGGGAAAGATATGGAGAAGGCTTTGATAAGGCTACTTGGTACCTCTCCTCCTGTTCCTGTTGTTTTCATTGGTGGGAAGCTTGTGGGTGCAATGGATAGAGTCATGGCGTCTCATATCAATGGCACTCTTGTTCCTCTTCTCAAACAAGCTGGAGCTCTCTGGCTCTGA